A region of the Zymomonas mobilis subsp. mobilis ATCC 10988 genome:
ATGCAAACCTGAAAAAAGCACTATATTGTGTTTATTTTATTTATTCAGCCTGTTTCCTGTAGAAACCTGCATTTTGCTCTTTAGCGAAAACTATAGCTTTCCGCAATGAAAAAGCCTTTATAGGCGATAGGAGAACAAACTGAAATAAAATATACTTACTATATTTTCTTATGAAAGGGGCAACCTTTTTTCAATATTTTAATCCAGCTTAATAAATATTGTAAATGATTTCATGGGTTGCTCAAACTTTAATAAAATAATATTTTTATGATTTAAAATAACAATTTAAAATTATTAAAATGCATAATATTTTTTGTTTATTTTGTTTTTTCTACCCTTTTTAAATATTCAAAAATAATATTTTTAAAATGGATGGTTTTTATTATTTTTATTTAAAGCTGTTTTGTCAGCCATGATTGTCTATTTTGTGGGATGGTACAAAACACTTTTCACCTGACAAGGGAAATATTTTTTAGCGGTTCAAATCTGGGTAAAAAATAATAGGACGCTATAAAAAAAGAGCGCATTTTTTAGAAAAATTAATAACCCTATTTAGATGTAAAATATTTTTGACTATATTCTAGGATAAAGAGAAACGATATTTTAACCCTAAAAATATCAATAAAATAATTTTATACTATTTTATGAATAAAGTAATGATCTGATTCTATCCAAGAATAAACCATATTCATATAAATGAAGAAATATCTATAAATTTTTATTTATCGTCTTCACTAAAAATTTATGGAAAATTTATTTGTTAAAAAGAAGATATATCCTCTTTCTCTTTTAAAAGATTATATGTTGCATAATAACAGGAACAAAGCTGTAAATATGAACGTTAATAGCGTTTATAAAATGAGACCGCGAAGAACATCAACATCTATGCTCTGAAATTAAACAATATCTAATTAAGCAATATCTGTTGCTTGAAGGAATATAAAATCATGAAAAAAATGCTGCTATTCTTTACCTTTTTACTCCCCACTTACTGTTTGGCTGCACCAACAGAAGACATAAATGTAAAAAATAACAGTAATTTTGAAATTAAACTGCCCTCTAATCCGACGACAGGCTTTGGTTGGATGGTAAAAACTATTCCCGACAATGTTATTTTAACAGGGATGAGTTATAAACAGTCGGATAATTGCAATGGTGCCGATGGTTGTGGGGGTGAAGAGACGCTCTTCTTCAAAGCCCTTAAAAAAGGGAAGGGTAATATCATTTTGAAATACGGTCGCCCTTTTGAAAAAATTCCTGCAAAATCGACGATTAAGACCGTATTCGTGAAATAGATATTTTCTGTTCTGAATTATGTTGTCAGATTTTCACCAATCCTCTCTGCTATAATAATCAATCTAGCCTAGAGAGGGGTGATTTCTGTGCTTTGTTCATTCTACGAAAAATGTATTTGATTTTAGCCCTTAAAAAAACCTTCTGATTTAAGGCTTTTTCTGTCCTAAATCAGAATTTTCCGGCGACGGAAGAGATTTCTTTTCTGGATCGGGGGAAATTGTTTTTTCGGTCGGGGCGGTTATCGCTTGCTCCGACTTTTCTTTCATATTTACCGTCTGGCTCGTCTGGCTCGTCTGGCTCGTCTGGCTCGTCTGGCTCGTCTGGCTCGTCTGGCTCGTCTGGCTCGTCTGGCTCGTCTGGCTCGTCTGGCTCGTCTGGCTCGGAGTCGGGGTATCATTGCCCTTTGCCTTGGATTCCAGATCCGCTACGGCATTATCAAGCGCAGGGTCACCCGTCGAAGTCGATGTCGATGAGGTGTCATCTAACCCGCTGCTGCTTAAATCGGCATCGGTGATCGCGGCATTGCTTGATTTATTGCCCGGTGCATCCTGATCCATGATCTGGGCGCGCCGATGCTGCAAGAAAGCTGAGCGAGCAGCCGCATAAGGATCCAGACTGCTTTCGAGGAAAGAATCAGCCCCTGATTCCGCCATTTGGGCGCGCATTTTTACAACGCTGACAACTGCGATGGCATAGGTCGCTGCATTCGGGACAAAATGACATTCACGGACGCAATAGCTAAAGGGATCAGCCCATTGGGCAATACCGGTACCAACGGCATCGCGCATCGTGGTTGGCCCCATGAAGGGTAAAACGAAATAAGGCCCGCCATTCATGCCCCAACGCGCCATGGTTTGACCAAAATCTTCGACTGTCGAAACCACCCCTATTTTTGTAGCGGTATCGCGAATACCACCAATTCCGACCGTTGTGTTAATAGCGAGACGCGCGATGTTTTTCCCTGCCAGATAGGGTTTGCCCTGCAATAGGTTGTTAATGGCGTTAAAAGGCTCTTCAAGATTGGCAAAGATACGGATAATAGCCTTGCGAACCGGCTCCGGCACTTTTTTGTTATAATATTTGGCAACCGGCTGCATCACCAACTTGTCGGCTTTGGAATTGATATTCCAGACTTTGCGGTTGAATTTTTCCAGCGGGTCTGTCTGGGCAAGGGTATCTGTGCCGGGCGTAATGGTACAGCCGCCCAAGAGCGCTAGGGCAGAGAAAGACACAAGGGCGGGTCTAAGAAGAGATTTTGGCGCAGTCATCACGAAGCGGTGCCATAGCAAAAACAATTACACAAGTCGTTGACTTTTATTAGTATCAACGATTATCCTCATAAAGATATCTTTATATCTTGAATTAACCATTGGGTATGACCCATATCCTGTGTTTTCCCGACCGATAGAACAAAAGGAAATCGCTCCTTAGGTTTTAGAGAAAGTGACAGTTTCTATTATTATATTTTCAAAAAGTTAAAAGTAACAAAATGATAACAGGGTAGAAAAGGCCACCAAGATTTATGGATGATTTACTGGCGATTTTTCGTGCTTTAACGGATCCAACGCGCATACGTATATTATTGTTATTGCATGAAATGGAGTTGTCCATAGGCGAAATCGCCCAGATTTTAGGACAAAGCCAACCCCGAGTCTCGCGCCATGTAAAGGTTTTGGTGGATGCTGGTCTTGTGGTGAGACGCAAAGAAGGCAGTTGGGTTTTTTTACATCTTGGGAAAAAAGAACGCCTGCAACCGCTGTTTTCTGCCTTGGACATTTGGGATCAGGAAAAATCATGGCGGAATACCGACCATGCCCGTTTAAAGGCCGTTTTGCTTGATCGTGCGGCCGCTGCCTCCCGTTATTTTGAAGCCCATGCACCGGAATGGGACTCGATTCGTTCGATGCATGTTGCGGAATCCGAAGTCGAGCAGGCTATCTTGTCCATTATTGGCGATAGAAAAATCGGCCGATTAGTCGATATCGGCACGGGCACGGGGCGGATGCTGGAGCTGCTAGGGTCACAAGCGGACAAAATGATCGGTGTTGATCGTAGCCCCGAAATGCTTCGAATCGCCCGCACTAAATTAACCGGTAAAAATTTACCCCAAGCCAGCCTTTGTCAGGGGGATATGTATGCCCTACCTTTAGAAAAGAAATCAGCTGATTGGGTCATTCTGCATCAGGTTTTACATTACGCGCAGCAGCCTGCTTTGGCGATCGAAGAAGCGGCAAGAGTGCTCGATAAAAACGGGCATTTGCTGATTATTGATTTTGCCTCCCACGATAAAGAAGAACTTCGTCTCAACAACGCACATGCCCGTCTTGGCTTTTCGGATGACCAAATCAATGAATGGTTTTTGTCATCAGGCCTCATGACCCAAAAAATCGAGCAGTTAAAGGGCGGTAGTCTGACGGTCAAATTATGGCTGGCAACGCGTTCGGATAGTCTTTCAAGAAAGAGTTAAACATATGGAACGGATACTTAGAGAAAATCCGAATTTTGTCGCAGAACCGTTTCTGGGCGAGAAAGAACCTCATATCTCTTTTGAGTTCTTCCCGCCCAAAAATGAAGAAGCCGACAAGCTGTTGTGGCAATCTGTTGAACGTTTGGCACCGTTGAAACCGCGCTTCATGTCTGTAACCTATGGGGCAGGCGGCTCTACCCGTGAAAGAACACGGGCAACGGTGACTCGAATTGCACGGGAAACGACGATTCCAGCGGTAGCGCATTTGACTTGTGTTAATGCCAGCCGTGATGAAATTGACGATATCGCCCGGGATTATTGGGATGCAGGTATCCGTCATATTGTCGCATTACGGGGCGATCCGCCCGGGGGTGAGCGTTTTCAGGCACGCCCTGATGGTTATGCCAATGCGGTTGAATTGGTCGAAGGTCTGAAACGGATAGCGCCTTTTGAAATTTCGGTTGCCTGTTATCCCGAAACCCATCCGCAAGCATTAAGCCCAGAAGCTGATATCGAGTTTTTGAAACGGAAATTCGATGCCGGAGCGACCAGAGCGATCAGTCAGTTTTTCCTTTCGGCGGATGTTTTCTTGCGCTTCCGTGATCGGGTCGCCGCCGCTGGTATTACGGCTGAAATTTTACCCGGTATTATGCCGACGTCCAATATTAGCGGGTTAAGGCGGATGGCCGATAGCTGTGGTATTGCGATACCCGAAAAACTTGGCCGTTTGATGGAAAGCCTTGATAAAGATGACCCGTCTGTCAAACAGATGGTGTCTATGGCGGTAACCTCCGATTTATGCAGCCAGCTGGCAAGGGAAGGGGTGGATTCTTTCCATTTCTATACCATGAATCGGGCTGAAATTACCTCTGCCCTTTGTCGCCTTTTAGGCAGACAACCTGTGGCCTGAAAATAATGACAGCCGGAACAAGAACGGCTATCTAGCCGATGAAAAGCGGCTGAAAAGGAAAAGCGGTCATGAAAAAGAGCATAGCAGCAGAACGTCTTCGGGAAGAGGCAAGCAAGCGTATCTTGCTGACAGATGGTGCTTTTGGCACAATGATTCAGCGCTATAATCTGGATGAGGCCGCCTATCGGGGCAAGTATGATCTGGGTCACGACCAAAAAGGGAATAATGACCTTTTGGTATTGACCCGTCCCGATGTTATTGATGCCATTACCCGCGCTTATCTGGATGCGGGTTCTGATATGGTTTCGACCAATAGTTTCAACGCCAACAAGATCAGCCAGTCGGATTATAATGCCGAATCTCTGGTCACTGATATGAACCGCCAAGCGGCGGCGATTGCCAGAAAGGCCGCTGATGAATATCAGGCAAAAGATGGTCGCCCCCGCTTTGTTGCCGGCGCTGTTGGCCCCACCAATAAAACGCTTTCATTATCGCCGGATGTCAATGACCCAGGCTATCGTGCGATTGATTTCGATCACCTGAAAGAGGTCTATGCCCATCAAGTATCCGGCCTGATCGAAGGCGGTGCCGATTTTATCCTTATTGAGACTATTTTTGATACCCTGAATGCCAAGGCTGGTATCATGGCCGTACTTGAGGAAAGTCAGCGGTTACAGCGCGAAATCCCGATGATGATTTCGATGACTATCACCGATATGTCAGGACGCAATCTTTCGGGTCATTCTATCGAAGCCTTTTGGTATGCAGTGCGCCATGCCAAGCCATTGACGATTGGCCTCAACTGTTCTTTCGGGGCAGATAAATTGCGGTCGCATGTCAAAACGCTTTCCGCTTTGGCCGATACTTTGTTGATGGCTTATCCGAATGCAGGCTTGCCCAATGATTTAGGGCAATATGACGAAATGCCCGAAACTACGGGGCATTTTATCGAAGAATGGGCGCAATCCGGTATGGTCAATATTGTGGGCGGTTGTTGTGGCTCAACGCCTGAACATATTGCTGCCATGGCCAAAGCTGTGAAGGGCTATCCCCCCAGAAAATCGGCCAAAATGGCACCGGCGATGCGTCTTGCCGGACTCGACCCGATGATTGTTCCGGCCTGATCGGCCTAGACCGTCTTTTCCTGTTTTCTATTCCTGTTTTCTATTTTTCGGATCTTGTAACCGTGACAGAGCTTTCCACTGACAACAATAAAGCCGCTCGTTTTTTCAATATTGGTGAACGCACCAATGTGACCGGTTCTGCCCGTTTTAAAAAGCTGATTTTATCAGGGGATTATGCGACCGCTGTCGAAGTGGCGCGGCAGCAGGTTGAAAATGGCGCGCAGATTATTGACGTCAATATGGACGAAGGTCTGTTAGATGCCAAAGAGGCGATGGTTACTTTCCTTCGGCTGTTCATGGCTGAACCGGATATTGCCCGTTTGCCGATCATGGTCGACAGTTCCCGTTGGGAAGTCATCGAAGCCGGTCTGCAATGCGTTTCCGGCAAACCCATCATCAATTCAATCAGCATGAAAGAAGGGGAAGAACCCTTTTTAGCCCATGCCCGTGTGGCAATGGCCTATGGTGCGGCTGTTGTGGTGATGGCCTTTGATGAAAAAGGGCAGGCCGACAGCCGCGATCGCAAAATTGAAATCTGCAAAAGAGCCTATAACCTTTTAACAGGTATCGGTTTTCCGGCTGAAGATATTATCTTCGATCCCAATATTTTTGCTGTTGCTACCGGTATTGATGAACATCGCCGCTATGCGATCGATTTTATCGAAGCCTGTCGCGAAATTCGGCGAATTTGCCCTCATACCCATATTTCGGGCGGGGTTTCCAACCTGTCCTTCTCCTTCCGAGGCAATGAGCCGGTTCGTCGAGCCATGCACAGCGTTTTTCTCTATCATACGGTGCAAGCCGGTATGGATATGGGGATTGTGAATGCCGGACAGCTTGATGTCTATGACGTGATTGATCCGGTACTTCGCGAGGCCTGCGAAGATGTCATCTGGGATCGCCGCGAAGATGCCACCGAAAGACTGATTACCCTTGCCGAAAATTATCGGCAGGATGGCAGCCAACCGGATAAGAAAACAGAAGAATGGCGCAGTTATGAAGTCCGCAAGCGGCTCGAATATGCGTTGGTTAAAGGCATTGATTCCCATATCATTGAAGATACGGAAGAAGCGCGTTTAGTCAGTGACCGTCCGATTGAGGTCATCGAAGGGCCTTTAATGGATGGCATGAATGTCGTTGGTGATCTGTTCGGTAGCGGGAAAATGTTCCTGCCACAGGTCGTAAAATCTGCCCGCGTCATGAAAAAAGCGGTGGCCTATTTGTTGCCTTATATCGAGGCGGCCAAAGATAAAAATGCCCGTGCCAAAGGGCGCATTATCATGGCGACCGTTAAAGGCGATGTTCATGATATCGGTAAAAATATTGTCGGTGTTGTGCTGCAATGTAACGGTTACGAAGTGATTGACCTTGGCGTTATGGTGCCTTGGGAAAAAATTATTGAAGCGATT
Encoded here:
- a CDS encoding homocysteine S-methyltransferase family protein, translated to MKKSIAAERLREEASKRILLTDGAFGTMIQRYNLDEAAYRGKYDLGHDQKGNNDLLVLTRPDVIDAITRAYLDAGSDMVSTNSFNANKISQSDYNAESLVTDMNRQAAAIARKAADEYQAKDGRPRFVAGAVGPTNKTLSLSPDVNDPGYRAIDFDHLKEVYAHQVSGLIEGGADFILIETIFDTLNAKAGIMAVLEESQRLQREIPMMISMTITDMSGRNLSGHSIEAFWYAVRHAKPLTIGLNCSFGADKLRSHVKTLSALADTLLMAYPNAGLPNDLGQYDEMPETTGHFIEEWAQSGMVNIVGGCCGSTPEHIAAMAKAVKGYPPRKSAKMAPAMRLAGLDPMIVPA
- a CDS encoding MlaA family lipoprotein; this translates as MTAPKSLLRPALVSFSALALLGGCTITPGTDTLAQTDPLEKFNRKVWNINSKADKLVMQPVAKYYNKKVPEPVRKAIIRIFANLEEPFNAINNLLQGKPYLAGKNIARLAINTTVGIGGIRDTATKIGVVSTVEDFGQTMARWGMNGGPYFVLPFMGPTTMRDAVGTGIAQWADPFSYCVRECHFVPNAATYAIAVVSVVKMRAQMAESGADSFLESSLDPYAAARSAFLQHRRAQIMDQDAPGNKSSNAAITDADLSSSGLDDTSSTSTSTGDPALDNAVADLESKAKGNDTPTPSQTSQTSQTSQTSQTSQTSQTSQTSQTSQTSQTSQTVNMKEKSEQAITAPTEKTISPDPEKKSLPSPENSDLGQKKP
- the metH gene encoding methionine synthase, with protein sequence MTELSTDNNKAARFFNIGERTNVTGSARFKKLILSGDYATAVEVARQQVENGAQIIDVNMDEGLLDAKEAMVTFLRLFMAEPDIARLPIMVDSSRWEVIEAGLQCVSGKPIINSISMKEGEEPFLAHARVAMAYGAAVVVMAFDEKGQADSRDRKIEICKRAYNLLTGIGFPAEDIIFDPNIFAVATGIDEHRRYAIDFIEACREIRRICPHTHISGGVSNLSFSFRGNEPVRRAMHSVFLYHTVQAGMDMGIVNAGQLDVYDVIDPVLREACEDVIWDRREDATERLITLAENYRQDGSQPDKKTEEWRSYEVRKRLEYALVKGIDSHIIEDTEEARLVSDRPIEVIEGPLMDGMNVVGDLFGSGKMFLPQVVKSARVMKKAVAYLLPYIEAAKDKNARAKGRIIMATVKGDVHDIGKNIVGVVLQCNGYEVIDLGVMVPWEKIIEAIKEHDADIVGLSGLITPSLDEMVTAATEMERAGIKIPLMIGGATTSKAHTALRIDPVYSGCVIHVLDASRSVGVASALLSDTQHDQFVKDTAEAYQKIREARSGNKQSKLLPIEQARKNAFVIDPALKPAAPKQPGIHLFKEWDLAELRAYIDWTPFFRAWELAGNFPAILEDEIVGETATSLYQDAQAMLDQLIEEKWLTAQAIVGLWPCRRRGDDILVNDNGKEICLPMLRQQMEKRADRANMCLADFITEEDDWIGGFALTTGHGIESHLARFRAENDDYHDILLKALADRFAEALAERLHQYVRTTLWGYAEEENCDNLALIQEKYKGIRPAPGYPACPDHSLKTILFDMLDVTRSINVTLTDSLAMWPTAAVSGFYFGHPQSSYFGVARIGEDQLEDYAVRRGVELDIARRWLTPNL
- the metF gene encoding methylenetetrahydrofolate reductase [NAD(P)H], producing the protein MERILRENPNFVAEPFLGEKEPHISFEFFPPKNEEADKLLWQSVERLAPLKPRFMSVTYGAGGSTRERTRATVTRIARETTIPAVAHLTCVNASRDEIDDIARDYWDAGIRHIVALRGDPPGGERFQARPDGYANAVELVEGLKRIAPFEISVACYPETHPQALSPEADIEFLKRKFDAGATRAISQFFLSADVFLRFRDRVAAAGITAEILPGIMPTSNISGLRRMADSCGIAIPEKLGRLMESLDKDDPSVKQMVSMAVTSDLCSQLAREGVDSFHFYTMNRAEITSALCRLLGRQPVA
- a CDS encoding ArsR/SmtB family transcription factor, producing the protein MDDLLAIFRALTDPTRIRILLLLHEMELSIGEIAQILGQSQPRVSRHVKVLVDAGLVVRRKEGSWVFLHLGKKERLQPLFSALDIWDQEKSWRNTDHARLKAVLLDRAAAASRYFEAHAPEWDSIRSMHVAESEVEQAILSIIGDRKIGRLVDIGTGTGRMLELLGSQADKMIGVDRSPEMLRIARTKLTGKNLPQASLCQGDMYALPLEKKSADWVILHQVLHYAQQPALAIEEAARVLDKNGHLLIIDFASHDKEELRLNNAHARLGFSDDQINEWFLSSGLMTQKIEQLKGGSLTVKLWLATRSDSLSRKS
- a CDS encoding protease inhibitor I42 family protein: MKKMLLFFTFLLPTYCLAAPTEDINVKNNSNFEIKLPSNPTTGFGWMVKTIPDNVILTGMSYKQSDNCNGADGCGGEETLFFKALKKGKGNIILKYGRPFEKIPAKSTIKTVFVK